The DNA window CCGGCGGCGCGCAGCTTGGCCGCGTAGGCGTTGCCCTCGTCGAGCAGGACGTCCGAGTCGGTGATCAGCAGCGCCGGCGGGAGGCCGCGCAGCTGGTCGACTCGGGCCCGCAGCGGGGCGGCCAGCGGATTTTTGCGGTCCGCGACTTTGGGCGCGTAGGCGTCCCAGAACCACATCATGGCCTTGCGGGTGAGCCAGCAGCCGTCGGCGAAGCGGCGGTAGGAGGCGGTGTCGAAGCGGGCGTCGGTGACCGGGTAGAGCAGCACCTGCTGCTTGAAGTGCGGCCCGCCGCGCTGCTTGGCCAGCAGGGTGACGGCTGCGGTCATGTCGCCGCCGACCGAGTCGCCGGCGATGGCCAGCCGGGTCGGGTCGACGCCGATCTGGCGGCCGTGCCGGGCGAGCCACTTGGCGACCGTGTAGGACTGCTCCAGCGGCACCGGGAACTGGGCCTCGGGGGAGGGCGTGTAGTTGACGAAGACCACGGCGGCGCGTGCCCCGTTGGCGATCTGCCGCACCAGCCGGTCGTGGGTCTTCGCGTTTCCGAGGACCCATCCGCCGCCGTGCAGGTAGACCACACCGGGCAGCGTGCCCTTGACCCCGGCCGGTCGGACGACCCGGATGGAGACCGGGCCGGTGGGGCCGCCGGGGACGGTCCGGTCGCTGATGTCGGCGGGCAGTTTGGCGATCGGCTGCGCCTGGAGGTTGTCCAGCACCTTGCGGGCCGCCGCGTAGGAGAGCGTGTAGAGCGGCGGTTCGTCGGCGGCGGCCAGCTGGTTGAGGAAGGCCTGGGCCTGCGGTTCCAGGGTCACCGGGGGCTTTCCGCAGAGCGCCGGCGCCGGGGCGTGCGCCCGGGCGGGGCGCACGGCGGGGGCCACGGCGGCGGCCGGGGCCGCCTTCCGGGCGACGTGCCCGGTACAGGAGGCGAGAGCGGCGGTCGTGAGGACCGCCGCGACCAGGCCCGGCAGGGCCGTGCGCCGGTGAGGGGCGTGAGGGGCAGAGGTCATGGCTCATCTCGTTCCGGAGAGGGATCCCCTGTGCATCCTCTGCGGAAGGCACCCCCCGGGGCATGCGGATGTAGGCCGTAGGGGTGATGGGGACGCCGCCCGCGCATCGTCAACGGGCCGATCATCGGACAGTATTGCTGCCACGTGGCTGTGCAGCGCAGATCCGTCCCCCCGCCGCCCGATCGGAGAGTCCCGTGGCACCTCCCCGGAGCCTTGCCCGGCGCATGGTCGCGAGCGGACTGCTGCTGGCCCTGACCGCGACCGGCGCCACCGTCACCTCCCCCGCCGGCGCCGCCGCTGCGGACCCGGTCTTCGCCGCCGCCTCCGGGGTGGTCTTCCCCGGTACGGCCCCCGGCCCCGCGCACGCCTCGCTCGGCCGACACGGCTTCACCCTGTCGAACGCGGTCCTCTCCGCGACCTGGTCGGTGGCGGGCAGCAGAGTGGCCCTCGCCTCCTTCAGCAATGCGGCGGCGGGCAACCGCCTCCCGGTCGGGCCGGGTGAGCTCTTCACGCTCACCCTGGCCGACTCCACCGCCATCACCTCCTCCGCGATGACGGTCACCTCCCCGCCGTCGCTCTCCCGTCTGGCACCCCGCAGCGATGCGACCCGCCTGGCCGAACGCGAGCCGGGCAGCGCGGTGACCACCGCCTTCCACTGGGCCGGGGGCGGCAGAGCCCTCGATGTGGTCTGGACGGTCGAGCTTCGCGACGGCGCCAACACCGTCCGGCAGCGGTTCGCCATCACGCCGGTCTCCGGCACCTTCGACGTCACCGCCGTCCGGCTGATCGACCTGCGGCTGCCCGGCTCCCGGGTGCTCGGCGGCGACGACGGCAGCCCGGTCGCGGTCGGCGGCCCCGGCGCCGAGACCGCCTTCCTCGGGGTGGAGAACCCGCTGGCCAAGGCCACCGTCTCCGGCTCCGCCGTGGCCGTCTCGGTACCCCGCTCCGGTGCCCTGGCCCCGGGGAGGACCTATGCGTACACCGCCTCGATCGGCGTCTCACCGCCCGGCCAGCTGCGCCGCTCCTTCGCGTACTACGTGGAACGGGAGCGCGCGCAGAGCCGCCGCACCTTTCTGCACTACCAGAGCTGGCTGGACCTCAAGCCCCCGGGCCTGGTGATCGACGGCGCCGACCTCACCTCCTCGATCGACCTCTTCGGCTCCGAGCTGACCCGGCGCGGCGCCACGGTCGACACCTTCTGGGTGGACGACGGCTGGGACTACCTGCGGGCGCCCCGGCAGGCCGACGAGTCCCGGCTGGACGTCTGGTCGTTCGACCCGGTTCAGTTCCCCACCGGGTTCGCACCGCAGCGGGCCGCCGCCGCGCGCTACGGCGCCTCGCTCTCGGTCTGGATGTCCCCCTTCGGCGGCTACGGCGAGAGCGCCACCCGCCGCCTGCGGCTCAACGCGGCCAAGCCCGCCGACCAGCGCTACCGGACCGAAGGCGGCACCGCGTTCACCCTCGCGGACCCCCGCTACGCCGACCGCTTCCGCTCCGTGGCCTTCGACATGATGGACCGTCAGGGAGTCCGGGGCTTCAAGATCGACGGCATCGGCGGCGGCCTCTACCGGAGCGGCCCCGACGCCGCCCACCTCGCCGACTACCAGGCACTGCTCGACCTGACCCGGGAGATGCGCGACCACCGCCCGGACGTGTGGATCAACGCCACCGTCGGCACCTGGGGCTCGCCCTACTGGCTCTGGTATGTGGACTCGGTCTGGCGGGACGGCGCCGACGCCTCGCAGGCGGGCACCGGCTCCCCGCAGCAGCGCTACGTCAGCTACCGGGACTCCCAGACCTACCGCAACATCGCCGAGCAGAACCCGCTCTTCCCGATCCCCGCAGTGTCCAACCACGGCATCATCTTCTCCGACCGGACCTCGCAGTTCAGCGCCGACCACGACCTCGCCAAGCCCGAGGTGCGCGCGGCGGTCTCGGCCGACATCCGCTCCTACTTCGCCCAGGGCCTCGCCCTCCAGGAGCTCTACGTCCGCAACACCCTGGTACGGCCGCCGGTCCCCGGCGCCGACTGGTTCTGGGACACCCTCGCCGCCAACGCCCGATGGGCCCGGAACAACGCGGCGCTGCTCGCCGACGCGCACTGGGTCGGCGGGGACGCCGCCACCGGCGGGATCTACGGCACGGCGGCCTGGAGTTCGGCGGCGGGCGCCTCCCGGGGGGTGCTGATGCTACGCAACCCCTCCGGGGTGCCGCAGACCTTCCGGGTCGACCCGCAGGCCGTCTTCGCACTGCCGCCCGGCGTCGGCGGCGGC is part of the Peterkaempfera bronchialis genome and encodes:
- a CDS encoding alpha/beta hydrolase; this encodes MTSAPHAPHRRTALPGLVAAVLTTAALASCTGHVARKAAPAAAVAPAVRPARAHAPAPALCGKPPVTLEPQAQAFLNQLAAADEPPLYTLSYAAARKVLDNLQAQPIAKLPADISDRTVPGGPTGPVSIRVVRPAGVKGTLPGVVYLHGGGWVLGNAKTHDRLVRQIANGARAAVVFVNYTPSPEAQFPVPLEQSYTVAKWLARHGRQIGVDPTRLAIAGDSVGGDMTAAVTLLAKQRGGPHFKQQVLLYPVTDARFDTASYRRFADGCWLTRKAMMWFWDAYAPKVADRKNPLAAPLRARVDQLRGLPPALLITDSDVLLDEGNAYAAKLRAAGVPVTTTHYGGITHDFMMLDALAGTRSDREAVAEVGSVLHDALYGADPAGGRGK
- a CDS encoding alpha-amylase family protein, with the protein product MVASGLLLALTATGATVTSPAGAAAADPVFAAASGVVFPGTAPGPAHASLGRHGFTLSNAVLSATWSVAGSRVALASFSNAAAGNRLPVGPGELFTLTLADSTAITSSAMTVTSPPSLSRLAPRSDATRLAEREPGSAVTTAFHWAGGGRALDVVWTVELRDGANTVRQRFAITPVSGTFDVTAVRLIDLRLPGSRVLGGDDGSPVAVGGPGAETAFLGVENPLAKATVSGSAVAVSVPRSGALAPGRTYAYTASIGVSPPGQLRRSFAYYVERERAQSRRTFLHYQSWLDLKPPGLVIDGADLTSSIDLFGSELTRRGATVDTFWVDDGWDYLRAPRQADESRLDVWSFDPVQFPTGFAPQRAAAARYGASLSVWMSPFGGYGESATRRLRLNAAKPADQRYRTEGGTAFTLADPRYADRFRSVAFDMMDRQGVRGFKIDGIGGGLYRSGPDAAHLADYQALLDLTREMRDHRPDVWINATVGTWGSPYWLWYVDSVWRDGADASQAGTGSPQQRYVSYRDSQTYRNIAEQNPLFPIPAVSNHGIIFSDRTSQFSADHDLAKPEVRAAVSADIRSYFAQGLALQELYVRNTLVRPPVPGADWFWDTLAANARWARNNAALLADAHWVGGDAATGGIYGTAAWSSAAGASRGVLMLRNPSGVPQTFRVDPQAVFALPPGVGGGYRFTEKDGLHQGFDATRGRAAPVTLKPYEVAVFEAVPTG